One Nocardia farcinica genomic region harbors:
- a CDS encoding nuclear transport factor 2 family protein, with product MTTQIPEPVATLITAVNSHNEAAFLDCFTADGYVDDWGRVFRGREAIDRWSRKELIGADGTLTVQSVTTTGDGEVVVVGDWRSNYANGLSSFAFAPAGDKVASMTIREAHG from the coding sequence ATGACCACGCAGATCCCCGAGCCTGTCGCCACCCTCATCACCGCCGTCAACAGCCATAATGAAGCGGCTTTTCTGGATTGCTTCACCGCCGACGGGTACGTCGACGATTGGGGTCGCGTCTTCCGCGGCCGGGAGGCGATTGACCGCTGGAGTCGCAAGGAGCTGATCGGCGCCGACGGCACGCTGACGGTGCAGTCGGTCACGACCACCGGCGACGGCGAGGTGGTCGTGGTCGGCGACTGGCGCAGCAACTACGCAAACGGTCTGAGCAGCTTCGCGTTCGCGCCGGCCGGTGACAAGGTCGCCTCGATGACCATCCGTGAGGCCCACGGGTGA
- a CDS encoding lipase family protein, whose protein sequence is MSRLSTRILIVLLSILSLGVVGAPAQAEPRYPEPDPDPFYTAPADIGSFQPGDVVRTRKIDTGPYVGTEGWQVAFRSTNSGGNAIMGITTVLLPAGVHNPPLVSYQALINSLGSRCNPSRSLFNGELQDAVGAMLPIGRGWAISLPDYLGPSVAYGAAKLSGMVTLDSVKAVQKVAELGLADSPVAIAGYSGGGMATAWAAALQPTYAPDLKLAAAVAGGIPADLEQMALSLGFDPHPGFGLAFAAAMGLEREYPDRLPISDQLNENGLWFREFTHDACRRFLLFHGAFRSAEQMAASKSLMDSPAAREVLRENSLRYFPGVPTAPTYIWQGRYDTLTAFDPVAETADRYCKAGAPVTMVPYDIAEHMTAAVAGFVDAWNYVEARFRGDPVTSSC, encoded by the coding sequence GTGTCCAGACTCTCGACCCGCATCCTGATCGTCCTGCTGAGCATCCTGTCGCTCGGCGTCGTGGGCGCGCCCGCCCAGGCCGAACCGCGCTACCCCGAACCCGATCCGGACCCGTTCTACACCGCACCGGCCGACATCGGCTCCTTCCAGCCCGGTGACGTGGTCCGCACCCGCAAGATCGACACCGGCCCCTACGTCGGCACCGAGGGCTGGCAGGTGGCCTTCCGGTCGACCAACTCCGGCGGCAACGCGATCATGGGCATCACCACCGTGCTGCTGCCCGCGGGCGTGCACAACCCGCCGCTGGTCTCCTACCAGGCACTGATCAATTCGCTGGGCTCCCGGTGCAATCCGTCGCGCTCGCTGTTCAACGGCGAACTGCAGGACGCCGTCGGCGCCATGCTGCCCATCGGGCGCGGCTGGGCCATCTCGCTGCCCGACTACCTCGGCCCCAGCGTCGCCTACGGCGCCGCCAAGCTCAGCGGCATGGTGACCCTCGACAGCGTGAAGGCCGTGCAGAAGGTCGCCGAGCTCGGCCTCGCCGACTCGCCGGTCGCCATCGCCGGCTACTCCGGCGGCGGCATGGCCACCGCGTGGGCCGCCGCGCTGCAACCCACCTACGCGCCCGACCTGAAGCTGGCCGCCGCCGTGGCCGGCGGCATCCCCGCCGACCTCGAGCAGATGGCGCTGAGCCTCGGCTTCGACCCGCATCCCGGCTTCGGCCTCGCCTTCGCCGCCGCGATGGGTCTCGAGCGCGAATACCCCGACCGCCTGCCGATCTCCGACCAGCTCAACGAGAACGGCCTCTGGTTCCGGGAATTCACCCACGACGCCTGCCGCCGCTTCCTGCTCTTCCACGGCGCCTTCCGCAGCGCCGAGCAGATGGCCGCGTCCAAGAGCCTCATGGACAGCCCCGCAGCGCGGGAAGTGCTGCGCGAGAACAGCTTGCGCTACTTCCCCGGCGTCCCCACCGCCCCCACCTACATCTGGCAGGGCCGCTACGACACCCTCACCGCCTTCGACCCCGTCGCCGAAACCGCCGACCGCTACTGCAAGGCGGGCGCACCGGTGACGATGGTGCCCTACGACATCGCCGAGCACATGACGGCGGCGGTCGCGGGGTTCGTCGACGCCTGGAACTACGTGGAGGCGCGGTTCCGGGGCGATCCGGTGACCAGTAGCTGCTGA
- a CDS encoding PQQ-dependent sugar dehydrogenase has protein sequence MLAACADDPAIPDATRTAPPAPAEIPGFGPAAEIARDIDVPWGLAFLPDGTALVAERDTGRILRIEPGRTPEEVYRVPGVAARGEGGLLGLAVSPRYPDDGYVYAYLTTADDNRIVRFRLDGPADPIFTGIANASFHNGGRLAFGPDGLLYVGTGDAGEPDLAQDPASPNGKILRLTPDGAPAPGNPTPGSPVYSRGHRNVQGLAWDSTGRLFAAEFGQNRYDEINLITPGADYGWPEVEGAGGSADGYTDPLLTWTTDEASPSGIAITDRTLYAAALRGERLWTATLTGDTLTDDRAVLDGTYGRLRTVTLAPDGALWLTTSNTDGRGDVRSGDDRILRFPGQ, from the coding sequence ATGCTCGCCGCGTGCGCCGACGACCCGGCCATCCCCGACGCGACCCGCACGGCACCGCCCGCACCCGCCGAGATCCCCGGCTTCGGCCCCGCGGCGGAGATCGCCCGGGATATCGACGTGCCCTGGGGCCTGGCCTTCCTCCCCGACGGCACCGCTCTGGTCGCCGAACGCGACACCGGCCGCATCCTGCGCATCGAACCCGGCCGGACGCCCGAGGAGGTGTACCGCGTCCCCGGCGTCGCGGCCCGCGGCGAAGGCGGCCTGCTCGGCCTCGCCGTCTCCCCCCGCTACCCCGACGACGGCTACGTCTACGCCTACCTCACCACCGCCGACGACAACCGCATCGTCCGCTTCCGCCTCGACGGCCCCGCCGACCCGATCTTCACCGGCATCGCCAACGCCTCCTTCCACAACGGCGGCCGCCTCGCCTTCGGCCCCGACGGCCTGCTCTACGTGGGCACCGGCGACGCGGGCGAACCCGACCTCGCCCAAGACCCCGCCTCCCCCAACGGCAAAATCCTGCGCCTGACCCCCGACGGCGCCCCCGCCCCCGGCAACCCCACCCCGGGCTCCCCCGTCTACTCCCGCGGCCACCGCAACGTCCAAGGCCTCGCCTGGGACAGCACCGGCCGCCTCTTCGCCGCCGAATTCGGCCAGAACCGCTACGACGAGATCAACCTCATCACCCCCGGCGCCGACTACGGCTGGCCCGAAGTCGAAGGCGCAGGCGGCTCCGCCGACGGCTACACCGACCCCCTGCTCACCTGGACCACCGACGAAGCCTCCCCCTCCGGCATCGCCATCACCGACCGAACCCTCTACGCCGCCGCCCTCCGCGGCGAACGCCTCTGGACCGCCACCCTCACCGGCGACACCCTCACCGACGACCGAGCCGTCCTCGACGGCACCTACGGCCGTCTCCGCACCGTCACCCTCGCCCCCGACGGCGCACTGTGGCTCACCACCTCCAACACCGACGGCCGCGGAGACGTCCGCTCCGGCGACGACCGAATCCTGCGGTTTCCGGGACAATGA
- a CDS encoding low temperature requirement protein A has protein sequence MTEELRGDRAAGSTDRGRGGHRARRMLGRDPHETHRVATPLELLFDLTFVVAFGTAANELAHALAADHLWAGGVAFGFATFGISWAWINFTWFASAFDTDDWIYRLTTMLQMVGVLIFALGLHPMFISVYDHGETLDNDVMVWGYVVMRVAMIFQWWRAARQDESRRVACRTYLLTIAIAQVLWCILALVDLPVGTTFALMVIPFLVELGGPAYAERHRGGTPWHPHHIAERYGLMVIICLGEGMIGTMAAINILAEGGLTWEIGLFTLAGTALTFGIWWCYFVVPTGEILHVRRKRSFGFGYGAMGLFGSIVAIGAGLHVAAYFLDHHSKLSLTATVVTVVVPVALFIAFFYGGYFLLTRAVGALHVVQIGITAVTLVVPVLMAQGDVDLPWCLLVLSLAPWVSVVGYETVGYRRNVEVIEDVATVDSRT, from the coding sequence GTGACCGAGGAACTGCGCGGCGACCGAGCGGCAGGGTCGACCGACCGAGGGCGGGGCGGCCACCGCGCCCGCCGGATGCTGGGGCGCGACCCGCACGAGACGCATCGGGTGGCGACGCCGCTGGAACTGCTGTTCGATCTGACATTCGTCGTCGCGTTCGGCACCGCCGCCAACGAACTGGCGCACGCACTGGCCGCGGACCATCTCTGGGCAGGGGGCGTTGCTTTCGGATTCGCCACCTTCGGGATCTCGTGGGCGTGGATCAACTTCACCTGGTTCGCCTCGGCCTTCGACACCGACGACTGGATCTACCGGCTGACCACCATGCTGCAGATGGTCGGGGTGCTGATCTTCGCCCTCGGGCTGCACCCGATGTTCATCTCGGTCTACGACCACGGCGAGACTCTCGACAACGACGTCATGGTTTGGGGCTACGTCGTGATGCGTGTGGCGATGATCTTCCAGTGGTGGCGCGCGGCCCGGCAGGACGAGAGCCGCCGTGTGGCTTGCCGCACCTACCTGCTCACCATCGCGATAGCCCAGGTGCTGTGGTGCATCTTGGCTCTCGTCGACCTGCCCGTGGGCACCACCTTCGCCCTCATGGTGATCCCGTTCCTCGTCGAGCTCGGAGGCCCGGCCTACGCCGAGCGCCACCGTGGCGGCACGCCCTGGCATCCCCACCACATTGCCGAGCGCTATGGATTGATGGTCATCATCTGCCTGGGCGAAGGCATGATCGGCACGATGGCCGCGATCAACATCCTCGCCGAGGGTGGCCTCACCTGGGAGATCGGTCTGTTCACGCTGGCGGGCACGGCGCTCACCTTCGGAATTTGGTGGTGCTACTTCGTGGTACCGACGGGTGAGATCCTGCACGTGCGACGCAAGCGCTCCTTTGGCTTCGGCTACGGCGCCATGGGGCTGTTCGGCAGCATCGTCGCCATCGGAGCCGGATTACATGTCGCGGCGTACTTCCTCGACCATCACTCGAAGCTGAGCCTGACCGCCACCGTAGTCACCGTGGTCGTCCCGGTTGCACTGTTCATCGCGTTCTTTTACGGCGGCTACTTCCTTCTGACCAGGGCCGTCGGCGCACTCCACGTGGTGCAGATCGGGATCACGGCGGTCACCCTTGTGGTGCCGGTGCTGATGGCGCAGGGCGACGTGGACCTCCCCTGGTGCCTCCTGGTGCTCTCTCTTGCGCCATGGGTCTCGGTGGTCGGCTACGAGACCGTCGGCTACCGGCGCAACGTCGAGGTAATCGAGGACGTGGCGACGGTCGATTCCCGGACCTGA